A single Lentimicrobiaceae bacterium DNA region contains:
- a CDS encoding DUF1599 domain-containing protein: MMDTNSQFDDIVKMCRKVFISKMNDYGCSWRILRTPSLTDQIYIKAQRIRSIEEKGENRVNEGIFSEFIGIANYSIMALIQLETGVAEAPDLTENEASTLFNAYFAKAKSLMENKNHDYGEAWRNMRISSLTDIILVKLLRIKQIEDNMGKTFVSEGIDANYYDIINYSVFALIKFKAQD; the protein is encoded by the coding sequence CTGATGGACACAAACTCTCAGTTCGACGATATAGTAAAAATGTGCCGTAAAGTATTCATTTCCAAAATGAATGATTACGGATGTTCGTGGAGAATCCTTCGTACACCATCTCTTACCGACCAGATTTATATTAAAGCACAACGTATCCGCAGCATAGAAGAAAAAGGCGAAAATAGGGTTAATGAGGGTATTTTTTCCGAATTTATCGGTATTGCCAACTATTCTATCATGGCGTTGATACAATTGGAAACCGGGGTTGCCGAAGCTCCCGATTTGACTGAAAATGAAGCCTCTACTCTTTTTAATGCTTATTTTGCGAAGGCGAAATCGTTGATGGAGAATAAAAACCACGATTATGGCGAAGCTTGGCGGAATATGCGTATCAGTTCGCTTACCGATATTATTTTGGTGAAGTTGCTAAGAATAAAGCAAATAGAAGATAATATGGGAAAAACTTTTGTTTCGGAAGGAATAGATGCCAACTATTACGATATTATCAACTATTCTGTTTTTGCCCTGATTAAATTTAAGGCGCAGGATTAA